One window from the genome of Kiloniellales bacterium encodes:
- the tuf gene encoding elongation factor Tu (EF-Tu; promotes GTP-dependent binding of aminoacyl-tRNA to the A-site of ribosomes during protein biosynthesis; when the tRNA anticodon matches the mRNA codon, GTP hydrolysis results; the inactive EF-Tu-GDP leaves the ribosome and release of GDP is promoted by elongation factor Ts; many prokaryotes have two copies of the gene encoding EF-Tu), whose protein sequence is VMPGDNTAMEIELIAPIAMDEGLRFAIREGGRTVGAGVVAGILK, encoded by the coding sequence TGGTGATGCCGGGCGACAACACGGCGATGGAGATCGAGCTGATCGCGCCGATCGCCATGGACGAGGGCCTGCGCTTCGCGATCCGCGAAGGCGGCCGCACCGTCGGCGCCGGCGTCGTCGCCGGTATCTTGAAGTAA